In Streptomyces longhuiensis, the following proteins share a genomic window:
- a CDS encoding PaaX family transcriptional regulator yields MSELHTPRSLIVTLYGAYGRGFPGPVPVAELIRLLGTVGVDAPAVRSCVSRLKRRGLLLPERTGSGAAGYALSPAARQLLDDGDRRIYGAPAGETDGWVLAVFSVPEAERAKRHVLRSRLAGLGFGSAAPGVWIAPAGLHEETRHTLERLGLSPYVDLFRGEHLGYAATADAVARWWDLDRLAALHEAFLDEHAPVLAAWQARSPGDAAPEEAYRDYLLALDSWRHLPYADPGLPAGLLPARWPGTRSASVFRALHERLRDAGAAFTTLNHPA; encoded by the coding sequence GTGTCCGAGCTGCACACTCCCCGGTCCCTGATCGTCACCCTCTACGGCGCCTACGGGCGCGGCTTTCCCGGCCCCGTGCCCGTCGCCGAGCTGATCCGTCTCCTCGGCACGGTCGGCGTCGACGCGCCCGCCGTGCGGTCCTGTGTGTCCCGCCTCAAGCGGCGCGGGCTGCTCCTGCCGGAGCGCACGGGGTCGGGCGCCGCCGGGTACGCGCTGTCGCCGGCCGCGCGCCAGCTCCTGGACGACGGCGACCGGCGCATCTACGGGGCACCGGCCGGCGAGACGGACGGCTGGGTGCTCGCGGTGTTCTCCGTGCCGGAGGCCGAGCGAGCCAAGCGGCACGTCCTGCGCTCACGGCTGGCCGGGCTCGGCTTCGGCTCGGCGGCGCCCGGCGTGTGGATCGCCCCGGCGGGCCTGCACGAGGAGACCCGGCACACCCTGGAACGCCTCGGGCTCTCCCCGTACGTCGATCTGTTCCGCGGCGAGCACCTGGGGTACGCGGCAACGGCCGACGCGGTGGCGCGCTGGTGGGACCTGGACCGTCTCGCCGCGCTGCACGAGGCGTTCCTCGACGAGCACGCGCCGGTGCTCGCCGCCTGGCAGGCCCGCTCCCCCGGCGACGCCGCGCCGGAGGAGGCGTACCGGGACTACCTCCTCGCCCTCGACTCCTGGCGGCATCTGCCCTACGCGGACCCGGGGCTGCCCGCCGGACTGCTGCCGGCACGGTGGCCGGGCACGCGGTCGGCGAGCGTGTTCCGGGCGCTGCACGAGCGACTGCGGGACGCGGGGGCGGCGTTCACCACCCTCAACCACCCAGCGTGA